A genome region from Pelagibaculum spongiae includes the following:
- a CDS encoding LysR family transcriptional regulator, whose product MKLDDLKLFVNVVEQGSFAAAARALDMPAATLTRRIQQLERDLDVQLLVRNARGLSLTNAGQNIWSKSQQKIRALEALSSELHDDLHEMAGKITIAAPVSFTNNVLAPMFFEFMKQNPQIQLELLAEEVGSSNSLSFHEDSIDIAFRFGEQKDSRLVARRLQGLKIILLAHADYLKAHGYPKEPADLKDHSMLAIRKYDQLQLVNQQSELIDIALKPRMFSSDGAMPLNAAMAGLGIVGMPESVALQEIAQGNLCRVLPEWESPEYDMFLVYASREYLPKRVRAMIDFIFECWAQRAI is encoded by the coding sequence ATGAAACTAGACGACCTTAAACTGTTCGTAAACGTAGTTGAGCAGGGCAGTTTTGCGGCTGCAGCCAGAGCATTAGATATGCCAGCTGCGACTCTGACTCGACGTATCCAACAGCTCGAAAGAGATTTGGATGTGCAGCTGTTGGTTCGCAATGCTAGGGGTTTGAGTTTGACCAACGCGGGACAAAATATTTGGTCAAAAAGCCAGCAAAAAATCCGGGCATTGGAAGCGTTATCAAGCGAATTGCACGATGATTTGCATGAAATGGCTGGAAAAATCACTATCGCGGCGCCAGTAAGTTTTACCAATAATGTATTGGCTCCGATGTTTTTTGAATTTATGAAGCAGAATCCGCAAATTCAGTTGGAGCTATTGGCCGAAGAAGTGGGTAGTAGCAATTCATTAAGCTTCCATGAAGATTCGATTGATATTGCTTTTCGTTTTGGTGAACAGAAAGATTCACGGTTGGTTGCCCGTCGTTTGCAGGGTCTGAAAATTATTTTGCTAGCGCATGCTGATTATCTGAAAGCGCATGGTTATCCTAAAGAGCCCGCAGACCTTAAAGACCATTCAATGTTAGCGATTCGCAAATATGATCAGTTGCAACTAGTTAATCAACAAAGTGAATTGATTGATATTGCGTTAAAACCCCGAATGTTTTCTTCGGATGGTGCGATGCCACTTAATGCAGCAATGGCTGGCTTGGGTATTGTTGGAATGCCGGAAAGTGTTGCGCTGCAAGAAATTGCCCAAGGGAATTTGTGTCGAGTGCTTCCCGAATGGGAAAGCCCTGAATATGATATGTTTTTAGTTTATGCCAGTCGTGAATATCTGCCAAAACGGGTCAGAGCGATGATTGATTTTATTTTTGAATGTTGGGCGCAACGGGCAATTTAG